From one Streptomyces sp. N50 genomic stretch:
- a CDS encoding nuclear transport factor 2 family protein gives MRAFREAVEAQDMDAVEALLAEDVVFTSPVVFKPYPGKAITAAILHGVARVFEDFRYVREIGDPDGSDSALMFAARVGDRELTGCDFIHVNEEGLIDELTVMVRPLSGAQALQAAMGAQFERIAKEAEARLA, from the coding sequence ATGCGTGCGTTCCGTGAGGCGGTCGAGGCGCAGGACATGGACGCCGTCGAGGCGCTGCTGGCCGAGGACGTGGTCTTCACCAGCCCGGTCGTGTTCAAGCCGTACCCCGGGAAGGCGATCACCGCGGCGATCCTGCACGGGGTGGCACGGGTCTTCGAGGACTTCCGGTACGTACGGGAGATCGGCGACCCGGACGGCAGCGACAGCGCGCTGATGTTCGCCGCGCGGGTCGGCGACCGGGAGCTGACCGGCTGCGACTTCATCCATGTGAATGAGGAGGGTCTGATCGACGAACTGACGGTCATGGTGCGGCCGTTGTCGGGGGCGCAGGCTCTTCAGGCGGCCATGGGTGCGCAGTTCGAGCGGATCGCGAAGGAGGCGGAGGCGCGGCTCGCGTGA
- a CDS encoding SDR family oxidoreductase, producing MTLDGRTALVTGGGGPLGRAFALALAGVGARVILVGRDETALAEAAALVEKDGGQARTASCDVSEPQAVSALADQLADEDVSLLVNNAGVAGPVRPLVDIEPDEWDEVFAANVRGVYLMCRAFLPPMLVAGRGDIVNVASVSGKRPLLNRTPYTASKMALLGLTRTLAGEVGPQGIAVNSLSPGPVRGPRMNRNFRLTAELTGCTVAEAERDFASRAALGRLVEEHEVARALVAMLAMPGLCGADIDLSAGMIAPS from the coding sequence GTGACCCTGGACGGCCGCACGGCACTCGTCACCGGCGGCGGGGGACCGCTGGGCCGCGCCTTCGCGCTCGCCCTCGCCGGCGTCGGTGCCCGGGTGATCCTGGTCGGGCGTGACGAGACGGCGCTCGCGGAGGCGGCCGCACTGGTGGAGAAGGACGGCGGACAGGCTCGTACGGCCTCCTGCGATGTCTCCGAACCGCAGGCTGTCAGTGCCCTGGCCGACCAACTCGCCGACGAGGACGTGTCGTTGCTCGTCAACAATGCCGGAGTCGCCGGTCCCGTACGGCCGTTGGTCGACATCGAGCCGGACGAGTGGGACGAGGTGTTCGCGGCCAACGTCCGGGGCGTCTATCTGATGTGCCGGGCCTTCCTGCCGCCGATGCTCGTGGCCGGGCGCGGTGACATCGTCAACGTGGCCTCGGTCAGCGGCAAGCGCCCGCTGCTCAACCGGACCCCGTACACCGCCTCCAAGATGGCGCTGCTCGGCCTGACCCGGACCCTTGCAGGGGAGGTCGGCCCGCAGGGGATCGCGGTCAACTCCCTTTCCCCTGGCCCGGTTAGGGGCCCGCGCATGAACCGCAACTTCCGGCTCACCGCCGAGCTGACCGGCTGCACGGTCGCCGAGGCCGAGCGGGACTTCGCCTCCCGGGCCGCCCTCGGCCGGCTCGTCGAGGAGCACGAGGTCGCGCGGGCGCTCGTGGCGATGCTCGCGATGCCCGGCCTGTGCGGGGCCGACATCGATCTGTCGGCCGGGATGATCGCCCCGTCGTAG
- the hisD gene encoding histidinol dehydrogenase, with amino-acid sequence MATILKHAVPKSEVTASLAQVCETVTGVIADIRARGDEAVRAYSEKFDKWSPDSFRLTDEEVEKIVASVPQQVIDDIRFVQDQVRTFARHQLDSLREFEVETLPGVRLGQKHIPVRAAGAYIPGGRYPLTASAHMTIVTAKVAGVPRVVACTPPIHGEIPAATVAAMHLAGADEIWLLGGVQAVAAMSVGTDTMRPVNLIAGPGNAYVAEAKRQLFGEIGIDLFAGPTEILVLADDQADPFVCAVDLLSQAEHGPDSPAVLITTSREVAEKTIAEVERLLPGMPTRDFAEPAWRDHGQVHVVDTLDELYALADEFAFEHVEVLTAEPRLALERMTQYGALFLGEGTCVSFGDKVIGTNHVLPTRGAARYTGGLWVGKYLKTVTYQEVTDTDSQVLLGRLCGRAARVELFEGHARSGDVRAAKAAGDKLPWNTA; translated from the coding sequence GTGGCAACGATCCTGAAGCACGCCGTGCCCAAGTCGGAGGTGACCGCCTCGCTCGCCCAGGTATGCGAGACCGTGACCGGCGTCATCGCGGACATCCGTGCGCGCGGTGACGAGGCGGTGCGCGCCTACTCCGAGAAGTTCGACAAGTGGAGCCCCGACTCCTTCCGGCTGACGGACGAGGAGGTCGAGAAGATCGTCGCGTCGGTGCCGCAGCAGGTCATCGACGACATCCGCTTCGTCCAGGACCAGGTGCGCACCTTCGCCCGCCACCAGCTGGACTCCTTGCGGGAGTTCGAGGTGGAGACCCTGCCGGGAGTACGGCTCGGGCAGAAGCACATCCCGGTGCGGGCGGCGGGCGCGTACATCCCCGGTGGGCGTTACCCGCTCACCGCCTCCGCCCACATGACCATCGTCACAGCCAAGGTCGCGGGCGTGCCCCGGGTCGTGGCCTGTACGCCGCCCATCCACGGGGAGATCCCGGCTGCCACCGTCGCCGCGATGCATCTCGCCGGCGCCGACGAGATCTGGCTGCTCGGCGGGGTGCAGGCCGTGGCCGCCATGTCCGTCGGCACCGACACGATGCGGCCCGTCAACCTGATCGCCGGGCCCGGCAACGCCTACGTCGCCGAGGCCAAGCGGCAGTTGTTCGGGGAGATCGGCATCGACCTGTTCGCCGGGCCGACCGAGATCCTCGTCCTCGCCGACGACCAGGCCGACCCGTTCGTGTGCGCCGTGGACCTGCTCTCGCAGGCCGAGCACGGCCCCGACTCCCCGGCCGTCCTCATCACCACCTCCCGCGAGGTCGCCGAGAAGACGATCGCCGAGGTGGAACGCCTCCTGCCCGGCATGCCCACCCGCGACTTCGCCGAGCCCGCCTGGCGCGACCACGGCCAGGTCCACGTCGTCGACACCCTCGACGAGTTGTACGCCCTCGCCGACGAGTTCGCCTTCGAGCACGTCGAGGTACTGACCGCCGAACCGCGCCTGGCGCTGGAGCGGATGACCCAGTACGGCGCCCTGTTCCTCGGCGAGGGCACCTGTGTGTCGTTCGGCGACAAGGTCATCGGCACGAACCATGTGCTGCCCACACGTGGTGCCGCGCGCTATACCGGCGGCCTGTGGGTGGGGAAGTACCTCAAGACGGTCACCTATCAAGAGGTCACCGACACCGACTCCCAGGTGCTGCTCGGCCGGTTGTGCGGGCGGGCGGCACGTGTGGAGCTGTTCGAGGGGCATGCGCGCTCCGGTGACGTACGGGCGGCGAAGGCCGCGGGCGACAAGCTGCCCTGGAACACCGCGTGA
- a CDS encoding VOC family protein codes for MSFQPITHLRHVDLAVTDFARQRAFYGTTWGLTEVAGDSGVAFFAAEGSPEQYIVRIREDERKRMDLVAFGAASPAAVDELHGRLGRAGVQLINEPGVLDTPGGGYGFRFFDPDGRVLEVSADVETRAHRKIEEREAIPVRLSHCVVNSQDPEGLRDFYVQHLGFRLTDTLYSAHMGDLMYFLRCSPLHHSFAIARGPHVSLHHASFEMRGVEEYMRGTGRALRAGTRLTWGPGRHLAGDNTFSYFHDPHGNTVEYTTELAVLEEDLWHPGRHDVDDPVTQDQWGTADPMSETVAKEQFNDPDVLFEAPPV; via the coding sequence ATGAGCTTCCAACCCATCACCCATCTGCGCCATGTCGACCTGGCGGTAACGGACTTCGCCCGCCAGCGCGCTTTCTACGGCACGACGTGGGGCCTGACCGAGGTCGCAGGCGACAGCGGTGTCGCTTTCTTCGCCGCCGAGGGCAGCCCCGAGCAGTACATCGTCCGCATCCGCGAGGACGAACGGAAGCGGATGGACCTCGTTGCCTTCGGCGCCGCATCACCGGCCGCCGTCGACGAGTTGCACGGACGGCTGGGGCGGGCCGGAGTCCAACTCATCAATGAGCCCGGCGTGTTGGACACCCCGGGAGGCGGTTACGGCTTCCGGTTCTTCGACCCGGACGGGCGGGTCCTCGAGGTCTCGGCGGACGTCGAGACCCGCGCCCACCGCAAGATCGAGGAGCGGGAGGCGATCCCGGTCCGGCTCTCGCACTGCGTGGTCAACTCTCAAGACCCGGAAGGGCTGCGGGACTTCTACGTCCAGCACCTCGGGTTCCGGCTGACCGACACCCTGTACTCGGCGCACATGGGCGACCTCATGTACTTCCTGCGGTGCAGCCCGCTCCACCACTCCTTCGCGATCGCTCGCGGGCCTCATGTCTCCCTGCACCACGCCTCGTTCGAGATGCGCGGGGTGGAGGAGTACATGCGCGGCACCGGGCGGGCGCTGCGTGCCGGGACCCGGCTGACCTGGGGGCCCGGACGGCATCTGGCGGGCGACAACACCTTCTCGTACTTCCACGACCCGCACGGCAACACCGTCGAGTACACGACCGAACTCGCCGTCCTCGAAGAGGACTTGTGGCACCCGGGCCGCCATGACGTCGACGACCCGGTCACCCAGGACCAGTGGGGCACCGCCGACCCGATGAGCGAGACGGTCGCCAAGGAGCAGTTCAACGACCCCGACGTGCTCTTCGAAGCGCCGCCGGTCTGA
- a CDS encoding fumarylacetoacetate hydrolase family protein translates to MPDQLPIHAGPFALGTFASGASGAAAFPGLVTGDRVRDLSDLVPSIRALVEEWDTWLPRLGDLARSTEGTWHELAALRVLTPIEPGQILQSGANYRKHVVDLVAAEKESVHGATPEEARADAESMMDERARNGVPYVFLGSPRALSGPYDDIVLPALGEQHDWELELALVIGRSGKNIAAEDAMEYVAGYTISNDLTTRDRLYRPDLKAIGTDWFTAKNADTFLPTGPFLVPAAFVGDPGDLRITLRHNGVVRQDESTKDMIFDIPRLIAYISTTTTLRPGDLLLTGSPAGNGAHWGVFLKPGDVVESEITGLGHQRNTVRSHA, encoded by the coding sequence GTGCCCGATCAACTGCCCATCCACGCCGGACCGTTCGCGCTCGGCACGTTCGCCTCCGGTGCTTCCGGTGCGGCGGCCTTCCCCGGTCTGGTCACCGGCGACCGCGTGCGCGACCTCTCCGACCTCGTGCCGTCGATCCGCGCGCTCGTCGAGGAGTGGGACACCTGGCTGCCACGGCTGGGTGACCTGGCCCGGTCCACCGAGGGGACCTGGCACGAACTGGCCGCGCTGCGCGTCCTGACCCCGATCGAGCCCGGCCAGATCCTCCAGAGCGGCGCCAACTACCGCAAGCACGTGGTCGATCTGGTCGCCGCCGAGAAGGAGAGCGTGCACGGTGCCACCCCCGAAGAGGCCCGCGCCGACGCCGAGTCGATGATGGACGAGCGCGCCCGCAACGGAGTGCCGTACGTCTTCCTCGGCTCCCCGCGCGCCCTCTCCGGCCCCTACGACGACATCGTGCTCCCCGCGCTCGGCGAACAGCACGACTGGGAGCTCGAACTCGCCCTGGTCATCGGCAGGTCGGGCAAGAACATCGCGGCCGAGGACGCGATGGAGTACGTCGCCGGGTACACGATCAGCAACGACCTCACGACTCGGGATCGGCTCTACCGGCCCGACCTCAAGGCGATCGGCACCGACTGGTTCACCGCGAAGAACGCCGACACCTTCCTGCCGACCGGGCCCTTCCTGGTGCCGGCCGCCTTCGTCGGAGACCCCGGTGACCTGCGGATCACCCTGCGCCACAACGGAGTTGTCCGCCAGGACGAGTCGACGAAGGACATGATCTTCGACATCCCCCGGCTCATCGCGTACATCTCCACGACCACCACCCTGCGCCCCGGCGACCTGCTGCTCACCGGTTCCCCGGCCGGCAACGGCGCCCACTGGGGCGTCTTCCTGAAGCCCGGCGACGTCGTCGAGTCCGAGATCACCGGCCTGGGCCACCAGCGCAACACCGTCAGGAGCCACGCATGA
- a CDS encoding antibiotic biosynthesis monooxygenase codes for MVVEHAELTVEAGCEREFAEVFGKAREVLAEADGFRWAELLRGAERPTTFLLLVGWESVEAHTVGFRESEAFGRWRALVGPFFAGPPAVEHFHELGARFPG; via the coding sequence GTGGTCGTCGAGCATGCCGAGCTGACCGTCGAGGCAGGTTGTGAGCGGGAGTTCGCGGAGGTGTTCGGCAAGGCACGCGAGGTGCTGGCCGAGGCCGACGGGTTCCGCTGGGCCGAGCTGCTGCGGGGTGCGGAGCGCCCGACGACCTTCCTCCTGCTGGTCGGCTGGGAGTCGGTCGAGGCGCACACGGTCGGCTTCCGGGAGTCCGAGGCTTTCGGTCGCTGGCGGGCGCTGGTCGGGCCGTTCTTCGCCGGGCCGCCGGCCGTCGAGCACTTCCACGAACTCGGCGCCCGCTTCCCGGGATGA
- a CDS encoding FAD-dependent monooxygenase produces the protein MPVQKVLVVGGGITGSVLCLALAQRGAEVELAEISPQWFGVGHGITLQGNALKALRSVGVLDRVLARAVPFDIMRLRRADGGLLTELNTPHTGGPELPSTAGALRSDLQDALCDAVRAHGVRVRLGLSVDRLDRTPDHVDVAFTDGTTGRYDLVVGADGINSAMRELIGIDAKPRPVGMSIFRVVADRPAEMDCAEVYYGGPRFKAGYSPISPDQCYAYLLDENLDSTLIGPRAPLALLRERGAGYGGTWGGILASLPDDTAVDYRWIEAILVDEPWHRGRAMVIGDAAHACPPLIAQGAAMCMEDAVLLAELVTADDPTEKALDRFMNRRLPRVRMVLENSLQLADWEIHPDTPGADPARIMSETLGNLTAAA, from the coding sequence ATGCCCGTACAAAAGGTGCTCGTCGTCGGCGGCGGCATCACCGGAAGCGTGCTGTGTCTCGCGCTCGCCCAGCGGGGCGCCGAGGTGGAGCTCGCCGAGATCTCTCCGCAGTGGTTCGGTGTGGGCCATGGCATCACCCTTCAGGGCAACGCGCTCAAGGCGCTGCGTTCCGTGGGTGTGCTGGACCGGGTGCTGGCCCGGGCGGTGCCGTTCGACATCATGCGGCTGCGCCGCGCCGACGGCGGACTGCTCACCGAGTTGAACACCCCGCACACCGGCGGTCCCGAACTGCCGTCCACAGCGGGCGCGTTGCGCTCGGATCTGCAGGACGCGCTGTGCGACGCGGTGCGCGCGCACGGGGTGCGGGTCCGCCTCGGGCTGAGCGTGGACCGGCTCGACCGGACGCCCGACCACGTGGACGTGGCCTTCACGGACGGTACGACCGGCCGCTACGACCTCGTCGTGGGCGCCGACGGCATCAACTCGGCGATGCGCGAACTGATCGGCATCGACGCCAAGCCCCGCCCCGTCGGCATGTCGATCTTCCGGGTCGTCGCCGACCGCCCGGCCGAGATGGACTGCGCCGAGGTCTACTACGGCGGCCCGCGCTTCAAGGCCGGCTACAGCCCGATCTCCCCCGACCAGTGCTACGCCTACCTCCTCGACGAGAACCTCGACTCCACCCTGATCGGCCCCCGCGCCCCCCTCGCCCTGCTGCGTGAACGCGGCGCCGGATACGGCGGCACCTGGGGCGGGATCCTCGCCTCGCTGCCCGACGACACGGCGGTCGACTACCGCTGGATCGAGGCGATCCTCGTCGACGAACCCTGGCACCGGGGCCGTGCGATGGTCATCGGCGACGCGGCGCACGCCTGTCCCCCACTGATCGCGCAGGGCGCCGCGATGTGCATGGAAGACGCCGTGCTGCTCGCGGAGTTGGTGACGGCGGACGACCCGACCGAGAAGGCCCTGGACCGCTTCATGAACCGGCGCCTCCCCCGCGTCCGGATGGTCCTGGAGAACTCCCTCCAGCTCGCCGACTGGGAGATCCACCCGGACACACCCGGCGCCGACCCGGCCCGCATCATGTCGGAGACCCTGGGCAACCTGACGGCGGCGGCGTGA
- a CDS encoding amidohydrolase family protein, protein MTSSPVVDFHGHLAAADALVAGTPGLAAELAAEQHAHSPASLAANRAQLQRLAPKLTDVSTRLADLDAMGVDIQVVGPMPMHHYWADPDLAINLARTVNAAVAAHCATAPDRLYGLGTVPLQHPDLAVALLDQAVNDHGLYGISVSTTVDGRELADPAHDVVWQRAEELGAVVFIHPWGCSLGNRLAANYLGNTVGQPVETTVALSHLIFTGVLDRFPRLKLVAAHGGGYLPTYIGRSDHAWHVREDARGCLEPPSAYLRRMWFDALVYTPGALRHLVEAVGADRVVLGTDHPFDMGVDDPVARLDAAGLAPAHRAAVAGGNALDLLLKGRTR, encoded by the coding sequence GTGACCAGCTCGCCCGTGGTCGACTTCCACGGCCACCTCGCCGCCGCCGACGCCCTGGTCGCGGGCACCCCGGGTCTCGCCGCCGAACTCGCGGCCGAGCAGCACGCCCACTCCCCCGCGTCCCTGGCCGCCAACCGCGCCCAACTCCAGCGCCTGGCGCCCAAGTTGACAGACGTCAGCACGCGCCTCGCGGATCTCGACGCGATGGGCGTCGACATCCAGGTGGTCGGCCCGATGCCGATGCACCACTACTGGGCGGACCCGGACCTGGCGATCAACCTCGCCCGCACGGTCAACGCGGCCGTGGCCGCCCACTGCGCGACCGCACCCGACCGGCTGTACGGCCTGGGCACCGTCCCGCTCCAACACCCGGACCTCGCGGTCGCGTTGCTGGACCAGGCGGTCAACGACCATGGCCTGTACGGCATCAGCGTCTCCACGACGGTCGACGGCCGCGAACTGGCCGACCCCGCGCACGACGTGGTGTGGCAGCGGGCCGAGGAGCTGGGCGCGGTCGTGTTCATCCACCCCTGGGGCTGCTCACTCGGCAACCGCCTGGCCGCCAACTACCTGGGAAACACGGTCGGTCAGCCGGTGGAGACGACGGTCGCGCTCTCGCATCTCATCTTCACCGGCGTCCTCGACCGCTTCCCGCGCCTGAAGCTGGTGGCGGCGCACGGGGGCGGCTATCTGCCGACGTACATCGGCCGCTCCGACCACGCCTGGCATGTGCGGGAAGACGCTCGCGGCTGCTTGGAGCCGCCGAGCGCCTATCTGCGCCGGATGTGGTTCGACGCGCTCGTCTACACCCCGGGCGCGCTGCGTCACCTCGTCGAGGCAGTGGGCGCGGACCGGGTCGTCCTCGGGACCGACCACCCCTTCGACATGGGCGTCGACGACCCGGTGGCCCGCCTGGACGCGGCCGGGCTCGCTCCGGCCCACCGGGCCGCCGTCGCCGGGGGCAACGCCCTCGACCTGCTGCTGAAAGGACGTACGCGATGA
- a CDS encoding cyclase family protein translates to MTTGALGPIEEELAKARSAYRNWGRWGDDDVLGTLNFIDDAIRAHAVGLVRRGRSFSLAQEFNESGPQRGFRGRINPVHYMRDTGSDAAAGTQGFPHGFGGADDHVLMPLQASTQWDGLGHIYDNKQAWNGRPCTIVNGDGDSVTGIEHMKEAFTSRGVLLDVGRAVGDEHGELPDGFPILEEHLRTTIEAQGATSSVRRGDLVLIRTGQLGRVRRLGAWGGYAAGDAPGLSFTTLGWLHRTEIAAIASDTWGLEVRPYEFPQPAMSPLHQIAIPNMGLPLGEMWDLEALAEDCAADGVFEFLLVAAPLPVTGAVGAPVNPIAIK, encoded by the coding sequence ATGACCACCGGTGCCCTCGGTCCGATCGAGGAAGAACTAGCCAAGGCCCGTTCCGCCTACCGCAATTGGGGCCGCTGGGGCGATGACGACGTGCTCGGCACGCTGAACTTCATCGACGACGCGATCCGCGCCCACGCGGTGGGCCTGGTTCGGCGCGGGCGGTCCTTCTCGCTCGCCCAGGAGTTCAACGAGTCGGGCCCGCAGCGCGGTTTCCGCGGCCGGATCAACCCGGTCCACTACATGCGGGACACCGGCTCCGACGCGGCGGCCGGCACCCAGGGCTTCCCGCACGGCTTCGGGGGCGCCGACGACCACGTCCTGATGCCTTTGCAGGCCTCCACGCAGTGGGACGGCCTGGGCCACATCTACGACAACAAACAGGCGTGGAACGGCCGTCCGTGCACCATCGTCAACGGCGACGGCGACTCGGTCACCGGCATCGAGCACATGAAGGAGGCCTTCACCAGCCGTGGGGTCCTCCTGGACGTGGGCCGTGCGGTCGGCGACGAACACGGTGAACTCCCGGACGGATTCCCCATCTTGGAGGAGCATCTGCGGACCACGATCGAGGCGCAGGGCGCGACCAGTTCCGTACGACGTGGAGACCTGGTCCTGATCCGCACCGGCCAACTAGGCCGCGTACGGCGGCTCGGCGCCTGGGGCGGTTACGCCGCCGGAGACGCGCCCGGCCTCTCCTTCACCACCCTCGGCTGGCTGCACCGCACGGAGATCGCGGCGATCGCCTCCGACACCTGGGGACTTGAGGTACGGCCCTACGAGTTCCCGCAGCCCGCGATGTCCCCGCTGCACCAGATAGCGATCCCCAACATGGGCCTCCCGCTGGGCGAGATGTGGGACCTGGAGGCACTGGCCGAGGACTGCGCGGCCGACGGCGTCTTCGAGTTCCTGCTGGTCGCCGCGCCGCTGCCGGTGACCGGCGCGGTGGGCGCCCCCGTCAACCCGATCGCGATCAAATGA
- a CDS encoding FAD-binding oxidoreductase: MNLNRFSGTLHLPDDEDFETACFGRIFNARRPTDRSPAAVLTAESEQDVVEGVRLALERGWQVAVRSGGHSWAAWSVRQDALLIDLGGFREMAYDPGTGIVTATPSVKGGDELNPYLGEFGRFFNGGHCPSVGIGGFLLQGGQGWNARGWGWAAENIVAVDVVTAEGELVRADETRHSDLFWAARGAGPGFFGVVTRFHLRTRPLPKYLGHTVHAYPLDLFDEVMTWLHGMHHTVSDLVEIVALTQTPPDLDEPVLLVTGVSMTDTPEQAAEALAPLHANPYADRALFRVEAQQTTLAEQLAGQRVANPEGHRYLVDNAWLTGPADEVVPAIRKAFTEQPTRQTFTIWFSMAPLRQLPDMAFSLQSEIYCATYVIHDDPARDAELRAWLDGAMADMEPVTAGQYLGDSDFTVRQLRFMGDEQWRRLREIRAAYDPKGLFAGHLSTGTVTNTNHWEQ; this comes from the coding sequence GTGAACCTGAACCGCTTCTCCGGCACCCTCCACCTCCCCGACGACGAGGACTTCGAGACGGCGTGCTTCGGCCGGATCTTCAACGCCCGCCGCCCGACGGACCGTTCACCGGCCGCCGTCCTGACCGCCGAGTCCGAGCAGGACGTGGTGGAGGGTGTACGGCTCGCTCTCGAACGCGGCTGGCAGGTCGCCGTCCGTTCCGGCGGGCACAGTTGGGCCGCCTGGTCGGTGCGTCAGGACGCCCTGCTGATCGACCTCGGGGGCTTCCGCGAGATGGCGTACGACCCGGGGACCGGGATCGTGACGGCGACCCCCAGCGTGAAAGGCGGTGACGAACTCAACCCGTATCTCGGCGAGTTCGGGCGCTTCTTCAACGGCGGACACTGCCCCTCCGTAGGCATCGGCGGCTTCCTCCTCCAGGGCGGCCAGGGCTGGAACGCGCGGGGCTGGGGCTGGGCGGCGGAGAACATCGTGGCGGTCGATGTCGTCACAGCCGAGGGCGAGTTGGTGCGGGCCGACGAGACCCGGCACAGCGATCTGTTCTGGGCGGCACGCGGCGCGGGCCCGGGTTTCTTCGGCGTCGTCACCCGCTTCCATCTGCGCACGCGCCCACTGCCGAAGTACCTCGGCCACACCGTGCACGCCTACCCACTCGACCTGTTCGACGAGGTCATGACCTGGCTGCACGGCATGCACCACACCGTCTCCGACCTGGTCGAGATCGTCGCGCTCACCCAGACACCGCCCGACCTGGACGAACCGGTGCTCCTGGTCACGGGCGTGTCGATGACCGACACCCCCGAGCAGGCCGCCGAGGCGCTCGCGCCACTGCACGCCAACCCGTACGCGGACCGGGCCCTGTTCCGCGTGGAGGCCCAACAGACCACGCTGGCCGAGCAGTTGGCGGGCCAGCGCGTCGCCAACCCCGAGGGCCACCGCTACCTGGTCGACAACGCCTGGCTGACCGGCCCCGCCGACGAGGTCGTCCCGGCGATCCGCAAGGCGTTCACCGAGCAGCCCACCCGGCAGACCTTCACCATCTGGTTCTCCATGGCCCCGCTGCGCCAACTCCCCGACATGGCCTTCTCCTTGCAGTCGGAGATCTACTGCGCCACCTACGTCATCCACGACGACCCGGCACGGGACGCGGAACTGCGGGCCTGGCTGGACGGAGCGATGGCGGACATGGAGCCGGTGACCGCAGGCCAGTACCTCGGCGATTCCGACTTCACCGTGCGGCAGTTGAGGTTCATGGGCGACGAACAGTGGCGGCGACTGCGGGAGATCCGGGCCGCCTACGACCCCAAGGGCCTCTTCGCCGGCCACCTCAGCACGGGGACCGTCACCAACACCAACCACTGGGAGCAGTGA
- a CDS encoding fumarylacetoacetate hydrolase family protein has protein sequence MRFATYEYEGVERAGVLRDGTVHPLPEGITVLTLLEQDVLHAAGTEALRTPSDLTVDQVRLLPPLKPPSIRDFVGFEAHIEGVSKSLDGLEHVPEEWYRAPNFYFTNPHAAYGAHDNVPVPAGCSVLDFELEVGVVIGRSGRDLTPEQAREHIVGYLVFNDWSARDLQKPEKNLGLGFAKGKDFANTLGPCLVTADEVEDRRDPDGFLDLEMTATLNGELIGRDTLANVSWTFEEMIAYASRDAWVRPGDILGSGTCGWGALAEFWGRVGERTPPPLRPGDEVTLTVERLGTLSNRVVPGRTDVYLPRARKRGRTPRP, from the coding sequence ATGCGTTTCGCGACATACGAGTACGAGGGCGTGGAGCGCGCCGGGGTCCTGCGCGACGGGACCGTTCATCCGCTGCCCGAGGGCATCACCGTACTGACCCTCCTGGAGCAGGACGTACTGCACGCGGCCGGTACCGAAGCACTGCGCACACCAAGCGACTTGACGGTGGATCAGGTGCGGCTGCTGCCTCCCCTCAAGCCGCCGTCCATCCGGGACTTCGTCGGGTTCGAGGCGCACATCGAGGGGGTGTCGAAGTCCCTGGACGGGCTGGAGCACGTGCCCGAGGAGTGGTACCGGGCGCCCAACTTCTACTTCACCAACCCCCATGCGGCGTACGGCGCGCACGACAACGTGCCGGTCCCTGCGGGGTGTTCGGTGCTGGACTTCGAGCTGGAGGTCGGTGTCGTCATCGGCCGCAGCGGGCGTGATCTCACGCCGGAGCAGGCACGCGAGCACATCGTCGGCTACCTCGTCTTCAACGACTGGTCGGCGCGCGATCTGCAGAAGCCGGAGAAGAACCTCGGGCTCGGCTTCGCCAAGGGCAAGGACTTCGCGAACACGCTCGGCCCGTGTCTGGTGACCGCCGACGAGGTCGAGGACCGGCGCGACCCGGACGGCTTCCTGGACCTGGAGATGACGGCCACCCTCAACGGCGAGCTGATCGGCCGCGACACCCTCGCCAATGTCTCCTGGACCTTCGAGGAGATGATCGCCTACGCCTCCCGGGACGCCTGGGTGCGCCCGGGGGACATCCTCGGCTCGGGCACCTGCGGCTGGGGCGCGCTGGCCGAGTTCTGGGGCCGGGTCGGCGAGCGCACCCCGCCGCCGCTGCGGCCCGGGGACGAGGTGACACTCACCGTGGAGCGCCTCGGCACCCTCTCCAACCGTGTCGTGCCCGGCCGTACGGACGTGTACCTTCCGCGCGCCCGCAAGCGCGGCCGGACCCCACGGCCGTAG